The DNA segment TACGAAAGGAAAAAGGACTTACTCAGGAAAATATGGATGAAGGCGATTACGCCGTTCCTGTAAGAACTTTACAAGATATTGAAGCGGGCAGGGCTAATTTCACTGCTAACTCAATTTTCAAGCTTTCTAAACGATTAAAGGTTAAGCCCAAAGATTTATTGGATATCTGATCGCAATTCTATTGGCGGTTCCTAACCGGCTCAGCCCTCCATGGCTACGCTCGGTTAGACATCCGGGGCGCGCGGCACGGCAGATAACTAAAAATTGTCGCGGCGCTTCGGGATTGCTTCGCAACCCTTGCTTGGGCTTCGCCAAATTCCGCTTTGTCACTCGTCTTGCATATGCAAGCCTCGCGCCAAGTCCTTCGGACGCGCGGAACTTCGACAATTACTGGTCGTTAGGCGTAATAACCCAAACTGAAAATTATTAAAAATAATTTGACATGTGCATAATGAATATTCTATATCAGGATATTTTGTAGGAGATAATAATGAAAATTTTTGGAGCCATTCTTCCGTTAATTCTAGTGTCGTGTGTAACTTTAGCCCCGAAGCAATTAAGAGAAACATCTCGTATAGTTGAAACAAACGTAAAAA comes from the Leptospira dzoumogneensis genome and includes:
- a CDS encoding helix-turn-helix domain-containing protein → MDFEEFLSKVGKNIQKIRKEKGLTQENMDEGDYAVPVRTLQDIEAGRANFTANSIFKLSKRLKVKPKDLLDI